The following DNA comes from Acholeplasma equirhinis.
CATAAAGATCCCCTAAATAAATTTGTACCTTTTTATCTATACTTATGAATTTAAGATAAAACTCTTTAAAGTAATAACTTGTTGTAATCTCTGGTAATTGGAACCAAATTTTAAATCCATAGAGCAATTCACCATTTAAATACTCATCATGGGTATCTTCAACTTCAAAACTATCAATTGGAAAACGAATTGTATCATCCTCATTGATCATAATGCCATATGTATTTTCATCAATGAAACTGAAATTTTTATTATTTGTAAAGTAAGTAAATGCCATCTTACTTGTTAAATCTGTTAAAACAAAATGTGATTCTGTAATTACATAGACATAAGTATCTTCTTGCTTTTTATATGTATTGATAAAATACATAAATATTCCAAATATAATTGTAACGCTAATAAATCCTATGATTGCTTTTTTCAAATTGGTGTAACCTCCACATTAAGATAATAAGTTGTTAAAGTAAAGACTTCAAATCCACCACGTTTAACCTCATGATAGAATAGATAGCTTTTAGCAACCCCATTCATAATAAATCCTTCACCATACATATAAACCTTAAGTTGTGTACCTGGTTCAACAGATACTTTAACCTCAACTGTTTCATTCGTTTCAACACTATGATCGGTTTTAAACTCATAGTTGAGTGAAGCTTGCAGTCCATCACCAAATATTTTTGTTGTTTTTTGAGTTTGGACTTTAATACCACCTGTTGATTTTAATGTGTACTCATCTATTGTCTTCTTCGCTGATTTATAGTTATATGTGATTGGTGATTTACCATTATTGTAGTAACGATACATTGTTTCACCTATGAACTTAATTTTTAATTCGTCATTGACAATATAATAGTTCCAACCATAAAACCTTCTATCAGCTATTTTGTCGTAATATCGATCATAGTCAGCATCTGTAAACTCTGACAAATATTTTCCATAGTTCACTTTTTCTGTATATTCAAAAGTTGAATATGCATATGATTTTGGATTTATACAAACTAACATCAAGATAAATAAATTTATAAATAATATTTTTCTCATTTTAACCTCCAATCTATAGTAGATTGAAAGTAATCATTTTACTTTTTATACAAATAAAAAAGAACCTAACTTTCGTTAAGTTCTTAATTGGAATTTAATTTGTATATTATTTAGCCATGTATTTTTCAATTTCATCAACTTCTTTAATGATTTCAGCTGATAAATTGATTGCTCCTGTTTCAGTTAAAACGATATTGTCTTCTATTCTGACACCAATACCTTCTTCTGCAACATAAAGTCCTGGTTCAACCGTAATGACTTGACCAACTTTAAATGCGACTTGAGGATCTGTGACATCATGAACATCTAGACCAAGTGCATGTCCTAAGCTGTGGTAATAATATTTACCTAATTCACTGTCATCTTTAATTAAACCAATTTTTTTAGCTTCAAGTGCGAGTAATTCTTTCCCTTTTTGGTTGTATTCCATTTGTGTGATTCCCGCTTTGGCCCATGAAATAATTGCTTTATTAACATTTAAAACAGCTTGATAGATTTCTCTTTGACGTTTTGTAAATTTACCATTGATTGGATATGTTCTTGTAATATCTGATGCATAGTAATCTTTTCTTGCACCTAAATCAAGTAAGACAAGGTCACCTTTTTGAAGTGGCATGTTGTTGTGTTCATAGTGAAGAATCGTTGCATTCTTACCACCAGCTACAATTGAACCAAATGCTGGTTTACTGTGATTTCTATTTAGAATGTAGTTAAATTCTGCTTCAAGTTCATATTCAGTTTCAACTTTTTTAAGTGAATCTAATAAATGACTATGTGCTTTTACTGATACAGCAATTGCACCTTTAATTGCTTCTAATTCATATTTGTCTTTTGAACCACGTAAATCTGTTAAGAAACCATGTGAGTTAAGTAATTTCATGAATGGATATTTTTCCATAAATAATTTTGCTTGACGTTCACCCATTAATGGTTCATCGTCCATACTCATACGTTCCATATCAAAATAAACAGTCGTTAATGTACCAAAAATTGCACGACGTGTAGCTGAAAGTAATCCTGATAAAAATGTATTTAAAGTTTGAATGTCTTTAACATTTTCAACTGGAAGTTCAGCCATTTGAGCTGCTTTTTCAAAACTTAATGATTCGCCTACCCATAATGCTTCAACTGGGTCGATTGCTTTAATAAAAAGATAAGTGTCTGTTGTTTTTTGTGATTTAACCATCACTAAAACCGCGTTTTCTTGATCAATTCCTGATAAGTACCAAAAGTTTTTATTGACAGTAAATGTGTAATAAGCATCAGCAGATAAATGTGGTGCACGACCAGAATAGAATAGAGAAATACTTTGTGCTTCTACTTTATTAAAATAGTTTGTTCTTCTTTGTAATAACATATGTTTTCTCCTTAGATTTTTTCAATCACTTGGTTTACTTCAGATACCAATTGTTTAACCATTAATTCTGCTTTTTCTTTTGATTCACTTCGAATCGAGAAGTAGATTTTAAGTTTTGGTTCTGTACCAGATGGTCTAAAGATGATATATCCATCTTTATGTTGATATTTTAACACATCTGATGGTGGAAGTATGACATCATGAGGATTAACATACCCATTTATGTAATCAATTGCATTTTCAACTTTAAATGAAGGGATATTTAAACCATTTTGTCTGAAGTAAGAAAGAATTGCTTGGATACGTTTCGCACCTTCAATACCTTTTAATGAGATATTTTGTGTGTACTCAACATAGTATCCATATTTTTGATAAATTGATTCTAAATAATCAATTAAAGTTTGACCTTTAGATTTTAAGAAATTTGTAATTTCTGCTAACATGTAAACAGCTTGTACAGCATCTTTATCACGTACAAAATCTTTGATCAAACTACCATATGATTCTTCACAACCAAATAAGTATTTAGCTTTACCAGAAATTTTTTCAGCTTGTTCACCAATGAACTTGAATCCAGTTAAGGTTTCACCTACTTTTTGGTTGAAGCTGTATGCGATTTGTTTAATCAAATCTGTTGTAACAACAGTTGTATACACAAAACCAAGTTCAGATTTTCTTTCACTTAATAAGTAATATAAAACAAGTGAAGCTGTTTGGTTACCATTTAATAAATGGTAGTTACCATCATGTTTAACCGCAACACCAAGTCTATCCGCATCAGGGTCAGTTACAAAAACGACATCTGCGTTTAATTTTTCTGCATATTGAAGTGAAAGTTCATATGCTGCTTTTTCTTCAGGATTTGAAGATTTTGTATGAGAAAATGCCGGGTCTGGTGTCATTTGTTCCATGACTGGATAAACTTCATATGATTCTTCTCTTAATAATACTGGAACAAGTGAAGCACCAGTACCATGTAATGGTGAATACACAATTTTGATTTGTTTTTCAATATCTTTAACTTTGATTTTTTTAACTTCTTTTAAATAAATTGCATCAAATGAACTATCGACATAGTGAATCAATTCACTATCCAGACTTTCAATTCCAAATGGTGAGAAAACAGTAGCAATTTTCTTCATCACTTGATCTGCTTCATCTGGATTTAACTGAGCACCAGTTTCGTTATATACTTTATAACCATTGTACTCTTTTGGATTATGCGATGCTGTGAGCATAATACCAGCAGATGCTTTAAAGTATCTAACTGCAAATGATAACATTGGCGTTGGACGTAAGGCATCAAAAAGAAACGATTTAATACCACATGCTGCAAGAACCATTGCTACTTCTTTTGCATATTCTTTTGAACCAAAGCGATTATCGTATGCAATCGCAACTCCATTCATCTTTTTTTCTTGGATTAAATATTTTGCAAGACCTAATGTTGCTTTACGAATAGTATATTTATTAATTCGATTAGGTCCTAAACCAAGTAAACCTCTGATACCGCCTGTACCAAAAGAAATCTCTTGATAGAACGATTCTTCAATCTCTTTTGAATCCATTGATTTTAAGGTTTCTTTTTCGGATTCAGTTAATGTTGGCTCATTTAACCATAATTGGTAGATATCTTGATAGCTCATTTAATCACCTCACGGAAGAATTTTTTAAAAAATAACCAATAATGGTTATTTATTTTTGAGATAAATATTTAGTAATCCTTTTAAAACTAATCTAGAATCACGTTCTAAATCGAGTCTAATATGCTCTTTTAAAAGTCTAGAAAGACCACCAGTTAAAATAATTCTAAATGGTTCTTTAACTTCTTCTCGAATGCGTTCAACCATACCTTCAATCATCGTCGCTGTTCCATAAATGACACCTGATTGAATACAAGAAATTGTATTTGTACCTAAAACTTTATTTGGTGCTTTTATTTCAACCTCATGTAAAAGTGCAGTATTCCCATCTAAAGACTTAATTTGAATACCAATACCCGGTGCAATAACAACACCATGCATCGTTTTATTCTTTACATAGATAAATTTATTTGCAGTACCTAAATCAATAATTAATGTTGGATCATTTGTTTCAATCCCTGCAGCATCTGCAATTAAATCTGCCCCAACTTCTCTTGGATTATCCGTTTTAATTAAAACACCGGTTTTTGTTCCAGGTTGGATAATTACAGGTTGCAAGTTAAAATACTTCTCAGCAATTTTAACGAGTGAGATCGTAACTTGTGGTACAACTGATCCAATCGCAATACCAGTAACTTTGATATTTTCAATGAATGGTTTAATACGAATATAATATTCATCTGGTGTTTGATTAACATCAGTCACCATTCTAAATGTTGATAGAATTGTTGAACCATCAGAAATTCCAATATATAAATTTGTATTACCTACATCAAATAGTAAAATCATATGAATTACCTCAACTTATATTTTACCTTGTTTTTTCCATTTTATATAAAATGGATTGTTTTTTCGTTCATTTCGAAGTGTTGTTGCATCATCATGCCCTGGATAAACTTTTATATCCGCAGGTAATTCATCGATGAGTTTTAATATACTTCTTTTTAAATCATAAATATTTCCACTGTATAAATCATGACGACCAACATCATTTTTAAACAATGTATCACCTGTAAATAAATATTGGTCAAATAGAAATGAAACAGAACCCTTTGTATGTCCAGGAGTTGAAATGACTTTAACTAGTTTATCAGATAGCATGATTTGATCACCATCTTTAATTAAATTTAGTTTCATATCTTTTCTTTTATATAATCTTTTACCTTCATGATAACCATTATTTTTATCATCAAATAAAAGAGCTGCATCATCTTGATGAATATATATTGGACAATCAAAACTATTCAATAAATGCACATGATCATTATGTGCATGCGTTACTAAGATACCATCTAACATTTGGTCACCCAATTTTTCTAAAATTGAATCTAGACTATGTGATGGGTCTATTAAGAGGCAATGACCAAATCGACAAATTAAAAATGAATGGGAAAGTTCATCGTTACCTTTAAATTGATATAGCATATAAATAGAAAAAAAACTATGCTATGATAGTTTATTTCTTTTCTTTATGAAGTGTATATGTTCTTGAATGTGGACAATACTTTTTCATTTCTAAACGATCAGGTGTTGTCTTTTTATTTTTTGTTGTGTAATAGTTTTCGTTACCACATTCAGTACAAACTAATTTTACTAATTCGCGCATGAATCTTCCCTCCAAACTTGCATATTAAGTATAACAAATAAAGTATTTATTTTCAACCTAAAAAACTATGTATTTGATAAATGAATTTCATAATCACATACTTCCTCATAAAAACTCTTCTCATGAGAGACTAAAATGAGTGTACCTTGGTATGCGATTAGTGCATCTTTGAGTGCTTCTTTTGCTGCTTTATCTAAATGGTTAGTTGGTTCATCTAAAATTAAGACATTAGATTTTTCATCTCTTGTTAATGCAAACTTAACCTTAGTTTTTTCTCCACCAGATAAAGTTTTAAGTGGACGATTGGCCATTTCAAAGTCAATTCCAAAACTTGCTAGAACACTCATCGTTTGTTTTCGATCAAACTCTGGGTTTTCATTATGTACAAGTTCAAAAGGAGTTTTTTCATCTTCTAATCTGATTTCTTGTTCATAATAAAGTATCTTGGCTGTATCAATCCAAGTGAATTCACCTTCAAGTGGTTGAAGTTGACCAACAATCGTTTTAATGAATGTTGATTTACCAATACCATTTTTACCAGTGATTGCTACTTTATCACCTTTAACAATTTTAAAATCTAAAGGTTCAACCAAAACATGTTGATAACCTATTCCAAGATCCTTAACTTTTAAGACATCACGACCTGTTGGTGCAGCCATTTTAAAGTTGATATGAATTTTCTTATCTGTTTTAGGTTTAGAAATTCTTTCAATCTTCTCTAACATCTTACGGCGAGATTTCGCCATATTCGTAGTTGAAGCTCTTACGATATTCTTTTTAATAAAGTCTTCAGTTTTAGCAATGAATTTTTGTTGATTTTCAAAGGCCTTAGCTTGCTGTTCAAATCGAAGTGTTCTTTCTTGTAAGTAAAAGTCAAAATTGCCTTTATATCTTGTGATTTGAGCACCTTCAACCGCAAATACAGTTTTAGCAATACTTCTTAAAAAATATTCATCATGTGATACGACTATAAAAGTCTTAGGAGTTTTATTTAAAAAGTTAATTAACCAATCGATATGTTTAATATCTAAAAAGTTTGTTGGTTCATCAAGTAATAATATGTCAACTTCTTTTAATAAGAGTTTTCCTAAGATTAATTTTGCACGCATACCACCTGACAAAGTATTGATTTTTGAATCCAATAGTGAGGTGTCTAAACCAAGACCATTCATCACGTTCGAAATGGTTGAAGAAATCGCATAAAAATTATCTTTCTCTAACTCTTCTTCTAACGCGTGCGCGCGTTTCAATATTCTATCGTATTCTGACTCTGGTGCAGATGAGATAGATTCATATAATTCTTGTATCCTATTCTCCTTCTCAAATAGAGGTAAAAAGACATCGTATAGATATGATTTAACATCTTTGTTCGGATCGATTTCTGCATATTGATCTAAGTAGCCTACTTTTTTATAGTTAACCCATTCAATCGTTCCTTTGTCTGGTGATAAGCTTTTATTCAATAGTTTTAATAATGTAGATTTACCAGCACCATTTGGTCCAACTAAAACTGCATGTTCACCTTCAAAAAGACGCATCACTGCGTCTTGATAGAGATTTTCCCCTGCATATGAAAATGTCAAATTGCTAACTTCTAATAAACTCATTTTAAACCTTCTTTTAATACCTCATCCAGTTCATGAGCACCAATAATTGTCATATCCCAAACCTTTTCAGAAGGTTTAGTAAATCTAATTTCATTTTCATCGTATTGATACATATATGGACCAGTACTTGGATAGATTATAACTAATTTTTTGCCTGGTAACTTTGAGAAAACTGTTTGATCAGTAAATTGTGTCTTACTACCAAATCTTTTTTCCCAAATTGTTTTTGAATTAAATTTAAATTTAACACCATCTTTTACCTTTAAGATCATAAGGTAATAAGATTGTCCTTTATATTCATATTTAGTAAATTGACCTTCATCTCTCAATTTGCCATATTTCTCTAAAGTTTCATTAATAAATTGTTTCTGTTTTGAATCCTTTTCAATACTTTTATTCACGATTGAATATGAGAAATATCCAATAAATATAAGTATTATTGTAAATATCACTAGTATAATTGTGTCCATTAAATTTTTTCAACCTCTACTTTTATTAAATCATTGCCTTTGAATATGCAATGGTAGTGGTATTTTTGATCATCATATAATACATTATTTAGGAAGTAAGGAATATTATAAGATACACCTAAGTTTCTTTTATCAAGTAACCACTCTGGTTGTTTCCAATCAAGTATACCTTCATCAGTAGGTTTAGGCGTATCGAAATTAAAATCATCTGGTAATTCAACAAAAAATAAGTGTAATCCGTTTGAGAAAGCTTTGAAATCATCATTCCAAGTGACTATACCTTTATCTTTTACCATAGACTTTGTAACAATAATTCCAGTTTCTTCGATGACTTCTCTTACAATACAGTCAAGTGGATTTTCATCTGCAGAACGTTTACCGCCTACACCATTCCACATACCCATCCAAGGATCTTTAACGCGATTCATCATTAAGATCTCTTTTCCTCTTTTAATAAATGCTAATGTATATAAATATGACATATGAATACCTTCTTACCCAAAACATTATAACATTATATAAAAGAAAATAGAGTTTTATCTACTACTAAAGATGTAAAATGCGCTAATTTTTACAAATTTAGATAACAACCATAAAACTCTATTTTTCTAAAGTAACCTCAAAAGTATTGGATTAGGGAGAATACACAATACATGAGGTATGTCTTGAAGGGGAGAGCTTCAAGACGAGATTAAATTATTTGATACTTAACTTGATAGTGATCGCTTTTCGCGGGTTAAAAAGAACCCGTTTAAAACGATTTCAAATTACAAAATTAGGTGGTATAATAAAACCAGCGAATTATGGGTTTACTGGTCCAGCAGGCGGAACCATATCAGGATCTAAAAAATCCTTAAAGTCAACTGTAGTAGCTTCACCTTTTTCAGCGAAACTCTTAGCAGTTTGATAAGTTCCTGATACTAGGAAAGCTGCCATTACGATTAATACTACGATAGAAAATAATTTTTTCATCTTCAATCACCTCATGCCTATATTTTACAAAATAATCAAAAGAATGCACACGACATATATGTCGTATGATGAAAGGAGCTTCGAAATGCTAGTTGACACATCCAGAGAACTCGCTTTGTTCCTCGAAAAAATGCGCTTTTTACGTGGGATTTCACAAGAAGAATTTACCGAAGGTATCATTTCGAATCGACAATATCAACGATACGTTCGTGGTGAATCACCAATGCCATACCACTTGATTGATTTATTCGCTGAACGATTAAATGTCAGAAAAGAACAATTGCTTTTAGAGTTTGATAACCATACTCTAAAAGAGACTATGAATATTATCAACTATTTCCAAGCGGTATCAAATCGTGATATGGATCAAATTAACCACTATA
Coding sequences within:
- a CDS encoding aminopeptidase P family protein — its product is MLLQRRTNYFNKVEAQSISLFYSGRAPHLSADAYYTFTVNKNFWYLSGIDQENAVLVMVKSQKTTDTYLFIKAIDPVEALWVGESLSFEKAAQMAELPVENVKDIQTLNTFLSGLLSATRRAIFGTLTTVYFDMERMSMDDEPLMGERQAKLFMEKYPFMKLLNSHGFLTDLRGSKDKYELEAIKGAIAVSVKAHSHLLDSLKKVETEYELEAEFNYILNRNHSKPAFGSIVAGGKNATILHYEHNNMPLQKGDLVLLDLGARKDYYASDITRTYPINGKFTKRQREIYQAVLNVNKAIISWAKAGITQMEYNQKGKELLALEAKKIGLIKDDSELGKYYYHSLGHALGLDVHDVTDPQVAFKVGQVITVEPGLYVAEEGIGVRIEDNIVLTETGAINLSAEIIKEVDEIEKYMAK
- a CDS encoding phospho-sugar mutase, with translation MSYQDIYQLWLNEPTLTESEKETLKSMDSKEIEESFYQEISFGTGGIRGLLGLGPNRINKYTIRKATLGLAKYLIQEKKMNGVAIAYDNRFGSKEYAKEVAMVLAACGIKSFLFDALRPTPMLSFAVRYFKASAGIMLTASHNPKEYNGYKVYNETGAQLNPDEADQVMKKIATVFSPFGIESLDSELIHYVDSSFDAIYLKEVKKIKVKDIEKQIKIVYSPLHGTGASLVPVLLREESYEVYPVMEQMTPDPAFSHTKSSNPEEKAAYELSLQYAEKLNADVVFVTDPDADRLGVAVKHDGNYHLLNGNQTASLVLYYLLSERKSELGFVYTTVVTTDLIKQIAYSFNQKVGETLTGFKFIGEQAEKISGKAKYLFGCEESYGSLIKDFVRDKDAVQAVYMLAEITNFLKSKGQTLIDYLESIYQKYGYYVEYTQNISLKGIEGAKRIQAILSYFRQNGLNIPSFKVENAIDYINGYVNPHDVILPPSDVLKYQHKDGYIIFRPSGTEPKLKIYFSIRSESKEKAELMVKQLVSEVNQVIEKI
- a CDS encoding type III pantothenate kinase → MILLFDVGNTNLYIGISDGSTILSTFRMVTDVNQTPDEYYIRIKPFIENIKVTGIAIGSVVPQVTISLVKIAEKYFNLQPVIIQPGTKTGVLIKTDNPREVGADLIADAAGIETNDPTLIIDLGTANKFIYVKNKTMHGVVIAPGIGIQIKSLDGNTALLHEVEIKAPNKVLGTNTISCIQSGVIYGTATMIEGMVERIREEVKEPFRIILTGGLSRLLKEHIRLDLERDSRLVLKGLLNIYLKNK
- a CDS encoding MBL fold metallo-hydrolase yields the protein MLYQFKGNDELSHSFLICRFGHCLLIDPSHSLDSILEKLGDQMLDGILVTHAHNDHVHLLNSFDCPIYIHQDDAALLFDDKNNGYHEGKRLYKRKDMKLNLIKDGDQIMLSDKLVKVISTPGHTKGSVSFLFDQYLFTGDTLFKNDVGRHDLYSGNIYDLKRSILKLIDELPADIKVYPGHDDATTLRNERKNNPFYIKWKKQGKI
- the rpmG gene encoding 50S ribosomal protein L33, which translates into the protein MRELVKLVCTECGNENYYTTKNKKTTPDRLEMKKYCPHSRTYTLHKEKK
- a CDS encoding ABC-F family ATP-binding cassette domain-containing protein, translated to MSLLEVSNLTFSYAGENLYQDAVMRLFEGEHAVLVGPNGAGKSTLLKLLNKSLSPDKGTIEWVNYKKVGYLDQYAEIDPNKDVKSYLYDVFLPLFEKENRIQELYESISSAPESEYDRILKRAHALEEELEKDNFYAISSTISNVMNGLGLDTSLLDSKINTLSGGMRAKLILGKLLLKEVDILLLDEPTNFLDIKHIDWLINFLNKTPKTFIVVSHDEYFLRSIAKTVFAVEGAQITRYKGNFDFYLQERTLRFEQQAKAFENQQKFIAKTEDFIKKNIVRASTTNMAKSRRKMLEKIERISKPKTDKKIHINFKMAAPTGRDVLKVKDLGIGYQHVLVEPLDFKIVKGDKVAITGKNGIGKSTFIKTIVGQLQPLEGEFTWIDTAKILYYEQEIRLEDEKTPFELVHNENPEFDRKQTMSVLASFGIDFEMANRPLKTLSGGEKTKVKFALTRDEKSNVLILDEPTNHLDKAAKEALKDALIAYQGTLILVSHEKSFYEEVCDYEIHLSNT
- a CDS encoding NUDIX hydrolase; the protein is MSYLYTLAFIKRGKEILMMNRVKDPWMGMWNGVGGKRSADENPLDCIVREVIEETGIIVTKSMVKDKGIVTWNDDFKAFSNGLHLFFVELPDDFNFDTPKPTDEGILDWKQPEWLLDKRNLGVSYNIPYFLNNVLYDDQKYHYHCIFKGNDLIKVEVEKI